The following are encoded in a window of Oncorhynchus keta strain PuntledgeMale-10-30-2019 chromosome 10, Oket_V2, whole genome shotgun sequence genomic DNA:
- the rereb gene encoding arginine-glutamic acid dipeptide repeats protein isoform X2 — MDDLFSPRRSLNSTQGEIRVGSSHQAKLPELQPRPVLGVQTQTENEELVWMPGVNDCDLLMYLRAARSMAAFAGMCDGGSTEDGCLAASRDDTTLNALNMLHASRYDAAKALQRLVKKPVPKLIEKCWSEDDVKRFIKGLRQYGKHFFRIRKELLPNKKTGELITFYYHWKKTPEAAGTRPYRQHRRQPSSRKAKTRAALATVNTPSRAQSLDVSSASEDDLDSEDSEQGTCGHCATTTSKDWQHGGRDNILLCTTCRTFYNKHGRLPPGPKPADPPFMFKPVKEEEEGNGKHGMRTRRSRAPLSSLRSGHKRRTGSPTSEDQQSSSHPSPAPSGASSTSNTSRSFGSDKTDSTKKPGKKIKEEVPLPKSTKRSRESAAQDPEEPERTATKRTKTQQGEQVECRSEGDGEAEAEGGEVEEESCSDSRSAQDDGSSDTKDIDQDNRSSSPSIPSPHQGNEGNESDSDSSVQQPQGAQQAAAETISAPAAAALAVTQTAPTVPPVQAAVSTTFLPPRGTSPSAEPGQIQAQVPHSPEPPQPAQPGQSAGYESGPTHSQPPPPSSHTISGPSPLPPPLGQALHPPSPVFQSTLPPPGSLPPTLPLHGAPTQGPRPQRPPPHIPREPPFSQVIPLTSGPQIKPPPTTPIPPSHKQQPPHLSSAPPFPQMPSNLPPPPALKPLNSLPNQHPPGAPPPPLQLMPQSLPMQQGLPPQPPVLTQLQNLHGRGSHSHSTLPSSGPSALHPVPSAPSTMGPVPGLQPSFSSMPLRPSPGNPIGMGGSHVQIKEEPLDECEPESPPPPPRSPSPEPSVVDIASHASQSARFIKHLDRGYNSCSRTDLFFTPLASSKLAKKREEAVERCKREAEHNAREREREKDRERERERERERQEEKNARASSSSHDSRMSDVQMIGQVHMRSSFEQPPTSVAAVPPYIGPDTPALRTLSEYARPHVMSPTNRNHPFFVSLSPGDPLLAYHMPGLYAADPSMRERELRNLRERELRERMKPGFEVKPPEMETMHPSANPMEHFARHGALALPHIAGPPHHPFGHFHPAMQNHLERERQALALAGPQMRPELSYAERLTAERLHAERMASVANDPAARLQMLNVTPHHHQHSHIHSHLHLHQQDPLNQDDVCYCHPGNGPHPLDPLAPGPRLARFPFPGGPIPNPLLNDLPHDHDMLRHPLFAYAAVAGAGYPRELQGPIPQMSAAHQLQAMHAQSAELQRLAMEQQWLHGHHHLQHGGPLPGQEDYYSRLKKEGDKPS, encoded by the exons ATGGACGACTTGTTCAGTCCGAGAAG GAGCCTGAACAGCACACAGGGGGAGATCAGAGTGGGATCAAGTCATCAG GCCAAGCTCCCTGAGCTGCAACCACGCCCTGTGCTTGGTGTGCAGACCCAGACAGAGAATGAAGAGTTGGTGTGGATGCCAGGGGTCAATGATTGTGACCTCCTCATGTACCTCAGAGCTGCCAG GAGCATGGCAGCGTTTGCAGGAATGTGTGATGGAGGATCCACAGAGGATGGTTGTTTGGCGGCCTCTCGTGACGATACCACACTCAACGCTTTAAACATG TTACACGCCAGCCGCTATGACGCGGCTAAAGCTCTGCAGCGCCTAGTGAAGAAACCCGTGCCCAAACTTATTGAGAAATGTTGGTCAGAAGATGACGTG AAGCGGTTTATCAAAGGTTTGAGACAGTACGGGAAACATTTCTTCAGGATTCGCAAAGAGCTGCTGCCCAACAAGAAGACG GGTGAGTTGATCACATTCTACTACCACTGGAAAAAAACGCCCGAGGCTGCAGGCACCCGGCCCTACCGTCAGCACCGTAGACAGCCATCCTCACGCAAGGCCAAGACTCGCGCAGCCCTTGCCACTGTGAATACCCCCTCCCGGGCCCAATCAT TGGACGTGAGTTCGGCCAGTGAGGACGATCTGGACAGTGAAGACAGCGAGCAGGGCACCTGTGGACACTGTGCTACTACCA CCTCTAAGGACTGGCAGCACGGCGGCAGAGATAACATCCTCTTGTGTACCACCTGTCGGACCTTCTACAACAAACATGGCCGCCTGCCGCCCGGCCCCAAGCCTGCTGACCCTCCCTTCATGTTCAAACCTgtcaaagaggaagaggagggcaaCGGGAAGCACGGCATGAGGACGCGACGCAGCAGAGCACCG TTGTCTTCACTAAGAAGTGGCCACAAGAGGCGGACAGGCTCCCCTACCAGTGAAGACCAGCAGTCCAGTAGCCATCCATCTCCTGCACCCAGTGGAGCTAGCTCCACCTCCAACACATCCAGAAGCTTCGGCTCAGACAAGACTGACTCCACAAAGAAGCCTGGCAAG AAGATCAAGGAAGAGGTGCCCCTACCAAAGAGTACTAAACGTTCCAGGGAGAGTGCAGCCCAGGACCCAGAGGAGCCTGAGAGAACAGCAACTAAAAGGACGAAAACACAGCAG GGTGAACAGGTGGAGTGCCGGTCAGAGGGCGATGGAGAGGCTGAGGCAGAggggggggaggtggaggaggagagctgcTCAGACAGCCGCAGTGCCCAAGACGACGGCAGCAGCGACACCAAAGACATCGACCAGGACAACCGCTCCTCCTCCCCTAGCATCCCCAGCCCTCACCAGGGCAACGAGGGCAATGAGAGTGACTCCGACTCCTCTGTCCAGCAGCCCCAGGGTGCCCAACAGGCGGCAGCAGAGACCATCAGTgcccctgctgctgctgccctggCTGTAACACAGACCGCACCGACTGTTCCTCCAGTGCAGGCTGCAGTCTCGACCACATTCCTGCCCCCCCGGGGcacctctccctctgcagagCCTGGCCAGATACAGGCCCAGGTACCCCACTCCCCAGAGCCCCCCCAGCCTGCTCAGCCTGGTCAGTCAGCTGGCTATGAGTCAGGCCCAACACACAGtcaacccccacccccctcctcacacaccatctctggcccatcacccctccctccaccactgGGACAGGCCCTTCATCCTCCATCTCCTGTGTTCCAGAGTACTCTTCCTCCACCTGGCTCTCTTCCTCCCACCCTGCCCCTCCATGGTGCTCCCACCCAGGGCCCCCGCCCCCAGCGACCCCCTCCTCACATACCCAGGGAACCTCCTTTCTCCCAGGTGATCCCCCTTACTTCTGGGCCCCAAATCAAACCACCCCCAACCACACCCATCCCACCATCGCACAAGCAGCAGCCACCgcacctctcctctgctcccccttTCCCCCAGATGCCGTCCAACCTGCCCCCACCGCCAGCACTGAAGCCCCTCAACTCCCTGCCCAACCAGCACCCTCCCGGtgcccctccaccccccctccagcTCATGCCCCAGTCCCTACCCATGCAGCAGGGACTCCCACCCCAACCTCCCGTGCTCACTCAGCTGCAGAACCTCCATGGCAGAGGCAGTCACTCCCACTCCACCCTGCCCTCCTCTGGCCCCTCGGCCTTGCACCCTgtcccctctgctccctctacCATGGGTCCAGTCCCTGGTCTCcagccctccttctcctccatgccCCTGCGACCCTCTCCCGGAAACCCCATTGGCATGGGAGGGTCACACGTCCAGATTAAAGAAGAGCCATTGGATGAGTGTGAGCCTGAGAGCCCGCCCCCTCCACCTAGAAGTCCCTCGCCAGAACCTTCGGTTGTCGACATCGCCAGCCACGCCAGCCAATCAGCACG GTTTATCAAACACCTGGACCGTGGCTACAACTCGTGTTCCAGAACAGACCTGTTCTTCACCCCTCTGGCCTCATCCAAGCTGGccaagaagagagaggaggctgtggaGAGATGCAAGAGAGAGGCTGAACACAACgcccgagagagggagagggagaaggacagggagagagagcgggagagggaacgagagaggcaggaagagaaaAATGCT AGAGCGTCCAGCTCGTCCCACGACAGCCGTATGAGTGATGTCCAGATGATCGGCCAGGTCCACATGCGTTCCTCCTTCGAGCAGCCCCCCACCAGCGTGGCGGCCGTCCCCCCTTACATCGGCCCCGACACCCCGGCCCTGCGCACCCTTAGTGAGTACGCCCGACCCCACGTCATGTCCCCCACCAACCGCAACCACCCCTTCTTCGTGTCCCTGTCCCCCGGGGACCCACTGCTGGCCTACCACATGCCCGGTCTGTACGCCGCCGACCCCAGCATGCGAGAGAGGGAGCTCCGTAACCTCCGAGAGAGGGAGCTCCGCGAGAGGATGAAGCCCGGCTTTGAGGTCAAACCCCCGGAAATGGAGACCATGCATCCATCAGCCAACCCCATGGAGCACTTTGCCCGCCATGGAGCCCTGGCCCTGCCCCACATCGCTGGGCCGCCCCACCACCCCTTTGGCCACTTCCACCCGGCCATGCAGAACcacctggagagggagagacaggcgcTGGCCCTGGCCGGGCCCCAGATGCGTCCGGAGCTGAGCTACGCTGAGCGGCTGACTGCCGAGAGGCTCCACGCAGAGAGGATGGCATCTGTGGCAAATGACCCGGCCGCCAGGCTGCAGATGCTGAACGTGACGCCGCATCACCACCAGCACTCCCACATCCACTCACACCTGCACCTGCACCAGCAGGACCCGCTCAACCAAG ATGATGTGTGTTACTGTCACCCAGGTAATGGCCCCCACCCTCTGGATCCCCTGGCTCCAGGGCCCCGCCTGGCCCGCTTCCCCTTCCCCGGAGGCCCCATCCCCAACCCTCTGCTCAACGACCTGCCCCACGACCATGACATGCTGCGACACCCACTGTTTG CCTATGCCGCTGTTGCAGGAGCAGGGTACCCCCGTGAGCTTCAGGGCCCCATCCCACAGATGTCTGCAGCCCACCAGCTCCAGGCCATGCACGCCCAGTCAGCAGAGCTGCAGAGGCTGGCCATGGAGCAGCAGTGGCTGCATGGACACCACCACCTACAACATGGGGGGCCTCTGCCCGGGCAGGAGGATTACTACAG CCGCCTGAAGAAAGAAGGTGACAAGCCATCGTGA
- the rereb gene encoding arginine-glutamic acid dipeptide repeats protein isoform X3 yields MDDLFSPRRSLNSTQGEIRVGSSHQAKLPELQPRPVLGVQTQTENEELVWMPGVNDCDLLMYLRAARSMAAFAGMCDGGSTEDGCLAASRDDTTLNALNMLHASRYDAAKALQRLVKKPVPKLIEKCWSEDDVKRFIKGLRQYGKHFFRIRKELLPNKKTGELITFYYHWKKTPEAAGTRPYRQHRRQPSSRKAKTRAALATVNTPSRAQSLDVSSASEDDLDSEDSEQGTCGHCATTTSKDWQHGGRDNILLCTTCRTFYNKHGRLPPGPKPADPPFMFKPVKEEEEGNGKHGMRTRRSRAPLSSLRSGHKRRTGSPTSEDQQSSSHPSPAPSGASSTSNTSRSFGSDKTDSTKKPGKKIKEEVPLPKSTKRSRESAAQDPEEPERTATKRTKTQQGEQVECRSEGDGEAEAEGGEVEEESCSDSRSAQDDGSSDTKDIDQDNRSSSPSIPSPHQGNEGNESDSDSSVQQPQGAQQAAAETISAPAAAALAVTQTAPTVPPVQAAVSTTFLPPRGTSPSAEPGQIQAQVPHSPEPPQPAQPGQSAGYESGPTHSQPPPPSSHTISGPSPLPPPLGQALHPPSPVFQSTLPPPGSLPPTLPLHGAPTQGPRPQRPPPHIPREPPFSQVIPLTSGPQIKPPPTTPIPPSHKQQPPHLSSAPPFPQMPSNLPPPPALKPLNSLPNQHPPGAPPPPLQLMPQSLPMQQGLPPQPPVLTQLQNLHGRGSHSHSTLPSSGPSALHPVPSAPSTMGPVPGLQPSFSSMPLRPSPGNPIGMGGSHVQIKEEPLDECEPESPPPPPRSPSPEPSVVDIASHASQSARFIKHLDRGYNSCSRTDLFFTPLASSKLAKKREEAVERCKREAEHNAREREREKDRERERERERERQEEKNARASSSSHDSRMSDVQMIGQVHMRSSFEQPPTSVAAVPPYIGPDTPALRTLSEYARPHVMSPTNRNHPFFVSLSPGDPLLAYHMPGLYAADPSMRERELRNLRERELRERMKPGFEVKPPEMETMHPSANPMEHFARHGALALPHIAGPPHHPFGHFHPAMQNHLERERQALALAGPQMRPELSYAERLTAERLHAERMASVANDPAARLQMLNVTPHHHQHSHIHSHLHLHQQDPLNQGEGNGPHPLDPLAPGPRLARFPFPGGPIPNPLLNDLPHDHDMLRHPLFAYAAVAGAGYPRELQGPIPQMSAAHQLQAMHAQSAELQRLAMEQQWLHGHHHLQHGGPLPGQEDYYSRLKKEGDKPS; encoded by the exons ATGGACGACTTGTTCAGTCCGAGAAG GAGCCTGAACAGCACACAGGGGGAGATCAGAGTGGGATCAAGTCATCAG GCCAAGCTCCCTGAGCTGCAACCACGCCCTGTGCTTGGTGTGCAGACCCAGACAGAGAATGAAGAGTTGGTGTGGATGCCAGGGGTCAATGATTGTGACCTCCTCATGTACCTCAGAGCTGCCAG GAGCATGGCAGCGTTTGCAGGAATGTGTGATGGAGGATCCACAGAGGATGGTTGTTTGGCGGCCTCTCGTGACGATACCACACTCAACGCTTTAAACATG TTACACGCCAGCCGCTATGACGCGGCTAAAGCTCTGCAGCGCCTAGTGAAGAAACCCGTGCCCAAACTTATTGAGAAATGTTGGTCAGAAGATGACGTG AAGCGGTTTATCAAAGGTTTGAGACAGTACGGGAAACATTTCTTCAGGATTCGCAAAGAGCTGCTGCCCAACAAGAAGACG GGTGAGTTGATCACATTCTACTACCACTGGAAAAAAACGCCCGAGGCTGCAGGCACCCGGCCCTACCGTCAGCACCGTAGACAGCCATCCTCACGCAAGGCCAAGACTCGCGCAGCCCTTGCCACTGTGAATACCCCCTCCCGGGCCCAATCAT TGGACGTGAGTTCGGCCAGTGAGGACGATCTGGACAGTGAAGACAGCGAGCAGGGCACCTGTGGACACTGTGCTACTACCA CCTCTAAGGACTGGCAGCACGGCGGCAGAGATAACATCCTCTTGTGTACCACCTGTCGGACCTTCTACAACAAACATGGCCGCCTGCCGCCCGGCCCCAAGCCTGCTGACCCTCCCTTCATGTTCAAACCTgtcaaagaggaagaggagggcaaCGGGAAGCACGGCATGAGGACGCGACGCAGCAGAGCACCG TTGTCTTCACTAAGAAGTGGCCACAAGAGGCGGACAGGCTCCCCTACCAGTGAAGACCAGCAGTCCAGTAGCCATCCATCTCCTGCACCCAGTGGAGCTAGCTCCACCTCCAACACATCCAGAAGCTTCGGCTCAGACAAGACTGACTCCACAAAGAAGCCTGGCAAG AAGATCAAGGAAGAGGTGCCCCTACCAAAGAGTACTAAACGTTCCAGGGAGAGTGCAGCCCAGGACCCAGAGGAGCCTGAGAGAACAGCAACTAAAAGGACGAAAACACAGCAG GGTGAACAGGTGGAGTGCCGGTCAGAGGGCGATGGAGAGGCTGAGGCAGAggggggggaggtggaggaggagagctgcTCAGACAGCCGCAGTGCCCAAGACGACGGCAGCAGCGACACCAAAGACATCGACCAGGACAACCGCTCCTCCTCCCCTAGCATCCCCAGCCCTCACCAGGGCAACGAGGGCAATGAGAGTGACTCCGACTCCTCTGTCCAGCAGCCCCAGGGTGCCCAACAGGCGGCAGCAGAGACCATCAGTgcccctgctgctgctgccctggCTGTAACACAGACCGCACCGACTGTTCCTCCAGTGCAGGCTGCAGTCTCGACCACATTCCTGCCCCCCCGGGGcacctctccctctgcagagCCTGGCCAGATACAGGCCCAGGTACCCCACTCCCCAGAGCCCCCCCAGCCTGCTCAGCCTGGTCAGTCAGCTGGCTATGAGTCAGGCCCAACACACAGtcaacccccacccccctcctcacacaccatctctggcccatcacccctccctccaccactgGGACAGGCCCTTCATCCTCCATCTCCTGTGTTCCAGAGTACTCTTCCTCCACCTGGCTCTCTTCCTCCCACCCTGCCCCTCCATGGTGCTCCCACCCAGGGCCCCCGCCCCCAGCGACCCCCTCCTCACATACCCAGGGAACCTCCTTTCTCCCAGGTGATCCCCCTTACTTCTGGGCCCCAAATCAAACCACCCCCAACCACACCCATCCCACCATCGCACAAGCAGCAGCCACCgcacctctcctctgctcccccttTCCCCCAGATGCCGTCCAACCTGCCCCCACCGCCAGCACTGAAGCCCCTCAACTCCCTGCCCAACCAGCACCCTCCCGGtgcccctccaccccccctccagcTCATGCCCCAGTCCCTACCCATGCAGCAGGGACTCCCACCCCAACCTCCCGTGCTCACTCAGCTGCAGAACCTCCATGGCAGAGGCAGTCACTCCCACTCCACCCTGCCCTCCTCTGGCCCCTCGGCCTTGCACCCTgtcccctctgctccctctacCATGGGTCCAGTCCCTGGTCTCcagccctccttctcctccatgccCCTGCGACCCTCTCCCGGAAACCCCATTGGCATGGGAGGGTCACACGTCCAGATTAAAGAAGAGCCATTGGATGAGTGTGAGCCTGAGAGCCCGCCCCCTCCACCTAGAAGTCCCTCGCCAGAACCTTCGGTTGTCGACATCGCCAGCCACGCCAGCCAATCAGCACG GTTTATCAAACACCTGGACCGTGGCTACAACTCGTGTTCCAGAACAGACCTGTTCTTCACCCCTCTGGCCTCATCCAAGCTGGccaagaagagagaggaggctgtggaGAGATGCAAGAGAGAGGCTGAACACAACgcccgagagagggagagggagaaggacagggagagagagcgggagagggaacgagagaggcaggaagagaaaAATGCT AGAGCGTCCAGCTCGTCCCACGACAGCCGTATGAGTGATGTCCAGATGATCGGCCAGGTCCACATGCGTTCCTCCTTCGAGCAGCCCCCCACCAGCGTGGCGGCCGTCCCCCCTTACATCGGCCCCGACACCCCGGCCCTGCGCACCCTTAGTGAGTACGCCCGACCCCACGTCATGTCCCCCACCAACCGCAACCACCCCTTCTTCGTGTCCCTGTCCCCCGGGGACCCACTGCTGGCCTACCACATGCCCGGTCTGTACGCCGCCGACCCCAGCATGCGAGAGAGGGAGCTCCGTAACCTCCGAGAGAGGGAGCTCCGCGAGAGGATGAAGCCCGGCTTTGAGGTCAAACCCCCGGAAATGGAGACCATGCATCCATCAGCCAACCCCATGGAGCACTTTGCCCGCCATGGAGCCCTGGCCCTGCCCCACATCGCTGGGCCGCCCCACCACCCCTTTGGCCACTTCCACCCGGCCATGCAGAACcacctggagagggagagacaggcgcTGGCCCTGGCCGGGCCCCAGATGCGTCCGGAGCTGAGCTACGCTGAGCGGCTGACTGCCGAGAGGCTCCACGCAGAGAGGATGGCATCTGTGGCAAATGACCCGGCCGCCAGGCTGCAGATGCTGAACGTGACGCCGCATCACCACCAGCACTCCCACATCCACTCACACCTGCACCTGCACCAGCAGGACCCGCTCAACCAAGGTGAGG GTAATGGCCCCCACCCTCTGGATCCCCTGGCTCCAGGGCCCCGCCTGGCCCGCTTCCCCTTCCCCGGAGGCCCCATCCCCAACCCTCTGCTCAACGACCTGCCCCACGACCATGACATGCTGCGACACCCACTGTTTG CCTATGCCGCTGTTGCAGGAGCAGGGTACCCCCGTGAGCTTCAGGGCCCCATCCCACAGATGTCTGCAGCCCACCAGCTCCAGGCCATGCACGCCCAGTCAGCAGAGCTGCAGAGGCTGGCCATGGAGCAGCAGTGGCTGCATGGACACCACCACCTACAACATGGGGGGCCTCTGCCCGGGCAGGAGGATTACTACAG CCGCCTGAAGAAAGAAGGTGACAAGCCATCGTGA